A genomic window from Prochlorococcus sp. RS04 includes:
- a CDS encoding DUF3303 domain-containing protein, with protein sequence MAYYHVHGVIPDTLSQSEGYKLFEQYIASGAPKDNFDGFELISRVHAPQTGEVFVTCKAESHLKMAEHFGIWRAKFGVEWNVLPVFNDEEVILRNKQLAEEVAAMG encoded by the coding sequence ATGGCTTACTATCACGTTCATGGAGTTATCCCAGATACTCTTTCGCAATCTGAAGGGTACAAACTCTTTGAACAATATATTGCTTCCGGCGCACCTAAGGATAATTTTGACGGCTTTGAATTGATAAGTAGAGTCCATGCTCCTCAAACCGGAGAAGTTTTCGTAACATGCAAAGCTGAAAGTCATCTTAAAATGGCTGAACATTTTGGTATTTGGAGAGCAAAATTTGGAGTTGAATGGAATGTACTTCCTGTTTTTAATGATGAAGAAGTTATTCTAAGAAATAAACAACTTGCTGAAGAAGTAGCAGCGATGGGATAA
- a CDS encoding putative quinol monooxygenase, translated as MGHLNLSCTLRFVWSEVFKNDDAFLAHLVNPPVGAYLEVHAGLCDGDSSIEFYGTVGD; from the coding sequence ATGGGCCATTTAAATTTATCTTGCACACTTCGTTTTGTATGGTCAGAGGTTTTTAAAAATGATGATGCATTTCTTGCTCATTTAGTTAACCCTCCTGTCGGTGCTTATCTTGAAGTTCACGCTGGACTGTGTGACGGAGATTCGTCTATTGAATTTTATGGAACTGTTGGAGATTAA
- a CDS encoding HNH endonuclease has product MHIDDAVFLEDLCPKLKLRFWRKSIHTFTSKRCIYCGKPSESIDHILPRSKGGLNLTGNCVPACLSCNGDKSDENVFDWYRKKKFYDPRRAMAIRAWLDGDLILSIRLLQWANQEIKENKANFEQEESNLEAA; this is encoded by the coding sequence ATGCATATTGATGATGCAGTGTTTTTAGAGGATTTATGCCCTAAGCTCAAATTAAGATTTTGGCGAAAGTCTATTCATACATTTACGAGCAAAAGATGCATATATTGCGGAAAACCTTCAGAATCTATTGATCATATATTGCCACGAAGTAAAGGAGGTTTAAACTTGACAGGAAATTGTGTTCCAGCTTGTCTTTCATGCAATGGAGACAAATCAGATGAGAATGTTTTTGATTGGTATAGAAAGAAAAAATTTTATGATCCTAGAAGAGCTATGGCTATTAGAGCATGGTTAGATGGAGACTTAATATTATCTATAAGATTATTACAATGGGCTAATCAAGAAATTAAGGAAAATAAAGCAAATTTTGAACAAGAAGAATCAAATCTAGAAGCTGCTTAA
- a CDS encoding c-type cytochrome, with protein MKIFKFLFVIPVITLIIIFQTSLHNRYLMASDIRDGETIFRNVCAGCHVRGGSVVLKGSKSLKLSDLEKRGIADVDSITIIANEGIGFMKGYKNKLKDGEDKVLAQWIIQNAEKGWN; from the coding sequence ATGAAAATATTTAAATTTCTATTTGTAATTCCTGTAATAACTTTAATAATTATTTTTCAAACCTCTTTGCATAATAGATATCTAATGGCTTCAGATATAAGAGATGGAGAAACAATTTTTAGAAATGTTTGTGCAGGCTGCCATGTAAGAGGTGGATCAGTAGTTCTAAAAGGATCCAAATCATTAAAACTTTCCGACCTTGAAAAAAGAGGAATAGCAGATGTAGATTCAATAACAATTATTGCCAATGAAGGGATTGGTTTTATGAAAGGTTATAAAAATAAATTGAAGGATGGAGAGGATAAGGTTCTTGCACAATGGATTATTCAAAATGCAGAAAAGGGTTGGAATTAA
- a CDS encoding potassium channel family protein yields MKLRLFEFYFIKDYLRPWFGLIYSLFFLFFLGAIGYRITEGWEWSDCLWMVLITITTIGFGEVQPLSPEGRIVTVLVIVGGLIFIQFTFQKAVRLFESGYFQRVNELRFKRLLRKMENHVILCGYGRVGQEISNQIKTQNIPIIVVESDEDRKKIAEENGLEVLCADATLDETLKLAGLEKCKSLVVTLPNDAANLYVVLSAKGIRSSIRVIARAGTEEAASKLRLAGASIVVSPYIAAGRAMASMALRPIAIDFLDLLAGSECEIEEFELSNDISLFETSEKRSLSELGIGKKSGAKILAIKENEKLFTNPGGNFILQPGQVLIAFGSKEQLNILNGLLGNLVVAVELLK; encoded by the coding sequence ATGAAGCTTAGATTATTTGAGTTCTATTTTATTAAAGACTATTTAAGGCCTTGGTTTGGTCTTATTTATTCTTTATTCTTTCTGTTTTTTTTAGGAGCAATTGGCTATCGAATAACAGAGGGATGGGAATGGAGTGATTGCTTATGGATGGTTCTAATCACAATAACCACTATTGGTTTTGGAGAAGTTCAACCTTTAAGTCCTGAAGGCAGAATCGTAACTGTTTTGGTAATCGTAGGCGGATTGATCTTTATTCAATTTACCTTTCAAAAAGCTGTTAGATTATTCGAATCCGGCTATTTTCAAAGAGTAAACGAATTACGTTTTAAAAGACTTCTTAGAAAAATGGAAAATCATGTAATTTTGTGTGGATATGGGAGGGTAGGTCAGGAAATATCTAACCAAATAAAAACGCAAAATATTCCAATTATTGTTGTTGAGAGTGACGAAGATAGAAAAAAAATTGCTGAAGAAAATGGTTTAGAAGTACTTTGCGCTGATGCAACTCTTGACGAGACTTTAAAACTAGCAGGATTAGAAAAATGCAAAAGCTTGGTTGTTACCTTACCTAATGACGCTGCAAATTTATATGTGGTTTTAAGCGCTAAAGGAATAAGAAGTTCTATAAGAGTAATTGCAAGAGCTGGAACTGAAGAAGCCGCAAGTAAATTGAGATTAGCTGGAGCAAGTATTGTAGTAAGTCCTTATATCGCAGCAGGGCGAGCTATGGCATCAATGGCTTTAAGACCAATAGCTATCGACTTCCTTGATCTGCTTGCAGGAAGTGAATGTGAAATTGAAGAATTTGAATTAAGTAATGATATTAGTCTTTTTGAAACTTCAGAGAAAAGATCACTTTCTGAACTTGGAATAGGTAAAAAGAGTGGAGCTAAAATATTAGCCATTAAAGAAAATGAAAAGTTGTTCACTAATCCTGGAGGGAATTTCATACTTCAACCAGGTCAGGTATTAATAGCCTTTGGTAGTAAAGAGCAGCTTAATATTCTGAACGGATTATTAGGCAATCTTGTTGTAGCAGTTGAGTTATTAAAGTAG
- a CDS encoding DUF1499 domain-containing protein, translated as MVSSIQGLAPITNPLNSVLVEKKLINVDQKFIQLVSLAEGLPRTEVIESGRNYWRGVCRSLIFRFPDDLEILKLDVRSYVDRSKGIIQIRSAARLGQSDLGVNLRRVEYLFNQLEKF; from the coding sequence ATGGTTTCCTCCATTCAAGGTCTTGCTCCAATAACTAATCCATTAAATAGTGTCTTAGTAGAAAAGAAACTAATAAATGTTGATCAAAAGTTTATTCAACTTGTTTCTCTGGCGGAAGGGTTACCTCGTACAGAAGTTATTGAAAGTGGTAGAAATTATTGGAGAGGTGTTTGTAGAAGCTTAATTTTTAGATTTCCAGATGACCTCGAAATTTTAAAGCTTGATGTAAGAAGTTATGTAGATAGATCAAAAGGAATTATTCAGATAAGATCTGCAGCAAGATTAGGACAATCTGATTTAGGAGTAAATCTTAGAAGAGTGGAATACTTGTTTAATCAATTAGAGAAATTTTAA
- a CDS encoding DUP family protein — protein sequence MINKKDQSDPIDNLEYEKVLEEEIINSYESKFQKDTEEDIKKIKFYRLKRTPLEILNRSFFFFFIGSFLFSLFLAYSESKLWFILYVISALSCVFYTPNRKALKELIAAWPNIEDLIKGRSMWRKGK from the coding sequence ATGATAAATAAAAAGGATCAAAGCGATCCAATTGATAATTTAGAGTATGAAAAAGTTCTAGAAGAAGAAATAATTAATTCGTACGAAAGTAAATTTCAGAAAGATACTGAAGAAGATATTAAAAAGATTAAATTCTACAGACTTAAAAGAACTCCATTAGAAATATTAAATAGGTCATTTTTCTTCTTCTTTATTGGAAGTTTTCTTTTCTCTTTGTTTTTAGCTTATTCAGAGAGTAAGTTATGGTTCATACTTTATGTAATAAGTGCATTGTCATGTGTTTTCTATACTCCTAATAGAAAGGCACTAAAAGAATTAATAGCAGCTTGGCCAAATATAGAGGATCTCATCAAAGGGAGGAGTATGTGGAGAAAAGGCAAGTAA
- a CDS encoding DUF3303 domain-containing protein, with protein sequence MQRYLISYEFTDGEDQEEGAEMLINWYESGGPQNRPENYEVHSWIFMVQNGIGHSVVSADSLETIWKQWHPWRRLMDISIQPCMDLDETVGLFKKQKMNTRIV encoded by the coding sequence ATGCAAAGGTATTTGATTTCCTACGAATTTACTGATGGCGAGGATCAAGAAGAAGGGGCAGAAATGCTAATTAATTGGTATGAATCAGGTGGTCCCCAAAATAGACCTGAAAACTATGAGGTTCATTCTTGGATTTTTATGGTTCAAAATGGGATTGGACATTCTGTAGTGAGTGCAGATTCTCTTGAGACAATTTGGAAGCAATGGCATCCATGGAGAAGGTTAATGGATATAAGCATTCAGCCTTGTATGGATCTTGATGAGACAGTCGGATTATTCAAAAAACAAAAAATGAATACACGGATAGTCTAA